In one Pseudarthrobacter oxydans genomic region, the following are encoded:
- a CDS encoding ROK family protein: MRQINSDALLRFALEEQVFTAGEAMAATGLTRATVLGVCDGLVDIGWLEEVEDGQSDGRTHKGRPARRYQVREAAGVVVGLDAGESYFTAIVADLRGRELNTRRQSIDSHALGRAGRGASAREMIRLTLHDIGRTLDDVLLTVVGVPAPIDAYGMSPEGDFWHLMNSGFASHLPGMVIVENDANLAAIAERAHDPSANQATLLTGERFGAGLIVDGHLLRGPRGGAGEMRFLDTLTAGKFVPDEGGTDGFGALARKWARSRVHSYEGKTMLRHIPEGEITAEDVFQAAREGDPFAADIIARLGDRLARIAVVLSSLLDVERVIIAGGISRAIEPVLEHARTLLRTDSDLPLPELVASTLGAEVVVKGAIESALTRIKHEPGAFLPRPPVPEELRGKLQ; the protein is encoded by the coding sequence TTGCGGCAAATCAACTCCGATGCACTGCTTCGCTTCGCCCTCGAGGAACAGGTGTTCACAGCCGGAGAGGCCATGGCCGCGACCGGGCTGACGCGCGCCACGGTACTCGGCGTCTGCGACGGTCTGGTCGACATTGGCTGGCTTGAGGAAGTGGAGGACGGGCAGTCCGATGGCCGTACTCACAAAGGCCGGCCGGCCCGCCGCTACCAAGTGCGTGAGGCTGCCGGTGTTGTTGTTGGGCTGGACGCGGGGGAGTCCTACTTCACGGCGATCGTCGCCGACCTGCGCGGCCGCGAGCTGAACACGCGTCGACAAAGTATTGACTCGCATGCGCTGGGGCGTGCCGGCCGCGGTGCGAGTGCACGGGAGATGATCCGTCTGACCCTCCACGACATCGGACGCACCCTCGACGACGTCTTACTTACCGTCGTCGGCGTTCCCGCGCCGATCGACGCTTATGGCATGTCCCCCGAAGGCGACTTCTGGCATCTGATGAATTCCGGCTTCGCCTCCCATCTGCCGGGCATGGTCATCGTCGAGAATGACGCCAACCTCGCCGCTATTGCCGAACGCGCCCACGACCCGTCAGCTAATCAAGCAACGTTGCTGACAGGCGAGCGATTCGGCGCCGGCCTGATCGTCGATGGGCACTTGCTGCGAGGACCGCGGGGCGGCGCAGGCGAGATGCGATTCCTCGACACTCTTACCGCCGGCAAGTTCGTGCCCGACGAAGGGGGCACGGACGGGTTTGGCGCACTTGCGCGGAAATGGGCACGCTCGCGCGTTCACTCATACGAGGGCAAAACCATGCTGCGGCACATCCCCGAGGGGGAAATCACCGCGGAGGACGTCTTCCAGGCAGCCCGCGAGGGAGATCCGTTCGCGGCGGACATCATCGCCCGGCTCGGCGACCGACTGGCGCGGATTGCGGTTGTGCTCTCCAGCCTTCTGGACGTTGAACGCGTCATCATCGCAGGAGGGATTTCACGGGCCATCGAACCTGTCCTCGAACACGCACGCACCCTGCTGCGCACGGATTCGGACCTGCCGCTGCCGGAACTCGTTGCGAGCACATTGGGAGCGGAGGTGGTGGTCAAAGGCGCCATCGAGTCCGCTTTGACACGGATCAAACACGAACCTGGCGCGTTCCTCCCGCGGCCGCCCGTTCCTGAAGAGCTGCGGGGCAAACTCCAGTGA
- a CDS encoding extracellular solute-binding protein, translating to MLPPLTSAGTRVSRRTFLAASGGALAAFALAGCAPGGARPTVTFHQSKPEAVPYFRDLAAKFSASQDQVRVLHDMATNLSASFVRSSPPDLGCLNYNLEMARFMERGALSDLSDLPAAASIRDDVLDLTNWYPTYPGRTSVIPYSVMAASVIYNRRIFEQNGLSVPTTWDELIEVCEVLKAAGITPIYGTFRDPWTIAQGLFDYTVGGMVDVRDFYKAMHRIGEKVGPDSEVSFQKTLLEPVKRMVQLTSYVNPDASSRGYGDGNTAMAQGQAAMYFQGPWAFGEIEKAGTDVDLGTFPLPMTGDPADLKVRVNIDLSLWVPEVANAQEGARDFLQYLMEPEIQNSYNAEFLGFGTTKDAPAVTDPRIVEMQKYYDDGRFYMGASQFIPNSIPAANYLQSIIGGADVESTLRRLDADWARLAFRA from the coding sequence ATGTTGCCACCTTTGACGTCCGCCGGGACGCGAGTCTCCCGTCGCACCTTCCTTGCCGCTTCCGGGGGTGCGCTGGCCGCTTTCGCCCTGGCCGGTTGTGCACCGGGAGGAGCACGCCCCACCGTCACGTTCCACCAGTCCAAACCTGAAGCTGTCCCGTACTTCCGCGATCTGGCGGCAAAGTTTTCCGCGTCGCAGGACCAGGTCCGCGTCCTGCATGACATGGCGACAAATCTTTCTGCCAGCTTTGTGCGCAGCAGTCCGCCGGATCTCGGTTGCCTCAACTACAACCTCGAGATGGCCAGGTTCATGGAGCGCGGGGCACTCTCGGACCTTTCGGATCTTCCGGCAGCAGCTTCCATCCGGGACGACGTCCTCGACCTTACGAACTGGTATCCCACCTACCCGGGCCGTACGAGCGTCATCCCCTACTCGGTCATGGCTGCCTCAGTCATCTACAACCGCCGCATCTTCGAGCAGAACGGGCTGTCCGTCCCGACAACCTGGGATGAACTGATCGAGGTATGCGAGGTGCTCAAGGCAGCCGGCATCACACCGATCTACGGCACTTTCCGCGACCCCTGGACGATTGCCCAGGGCCTGTTCGACTACACGGTCGGCGGCATGGTCGACGTGCGCGACTTCTACAAGGCAATGCACCGGATCGGCGAGAAGGTCGGACCGGATTCCGAGGTGTCGTTCCAGAAAACGCTGCTTGAGCCAGTGAAGCGCATGGTCCAGCTGACGTCGTACGTCAACCCCGATGCGTCCAGCCGCGGCTACGGGGACGGCAACACTGCCATGGCGCAGGGGCAGGCAGCGATGTACTTCCAGGGGCCGTGGGCCTTCGGAGAGATTGAAAAGGCCGGCACGGATGTGGATCTCGGCACCTTTCCGCTGCCGATGACCGGCGACCCCGCCGACCTGAAGGTCCGCGTTAACATCGACCTTTCGCTCTGGGTTCCCGAAGTCGCCAACGCCCAGGAGGGTGCCCGCGACTTCCTTCAATACCTCATGGAGCCGGAGATCCAGAACTCCTACAACGCCGAATTCCTGGGCTTTGGCACCACCAAGGACGCGCCGGCGGTGACCGACCCCCGGATCGTTGAGATGCAGAAGTACTACGACGACGGCCGCTTCTACATGGGAGCCTCACAGTTCATTCCGAACTCCATTCCCGCCGCGAACTATCTTCAGTCGATCATCGGCGGCGCCGACGTCGAGAGCACGCTGCGCCGGCTTGACGCCGACTGGGCGCGCCTGGCTTTCCGCGCGTGA
- a CDS encoding sugar ABC transporter permease produces MSSTTKPSTRAVVTAPAATRATVARKRRLDPIYYFFLFPALAIFTLAVTLPAVLGFVYSFTNSVGFGNFDFIGIRNFIAVFQDEGVLSAYGFTLAFALVTVIAVNAVAFLLALGLTSRVRFRAALRTVFVIPMVISGIVIAFVFQYLFSNSLPLVGQSMGIEPLATSILANPDLAWLAIVFVAAWQSIPSAMLIYIAGLLTVPAEVYEASSIDGASPWHNLRHITLPLVAGYAVINMVLGFKNYLNAYDIIVGLTDGGPGVATRSVAMSIFRGFEGGDYAYQMANAVIFFLISIVIALIQLRFTRGKGGVAA; encoded by the coding sequence ATGTCATCGACGACTAAGCCTTCCACTAGAGCGGTGGTGACGGCCCCGGCAGCGACCAGAGCGACGGTTGCGCGAAAGCGCCGCCTCGATCCGATCTACTACTTCTTCCTGTTCCCGGCGCTGGCGATTTTCACCCTCGCCGTCACGCTGCCGGCTGTACTCGGATTCGTCTACAGCTTCACGAACTCCGTCGGCTTCGGCAACTTCGACTTCATCGGCATCCGGAACTTCATAGCGGTTTTCCAGGATGAAGGGGTCCTCAGCGCCTACGGCTTCACGCTCGCCTTTGCGCTCGTGACCGTCATCGCCGTCAACGCCGTGGCCTTCCTCCTGGCGCTGGGACTCACGTCCCGTGTCCGCTTCCGCGCTGCACTGCGCACGGTATTCGTTATCCCCATGGTGATTTCGGGCATCGTCATCGCGTTCGTCTTCCAGTACCTCTTCTCGAACTCGCTGCCGCTTGTGGGCCAAAGCATGGGAATCGAACCGCTGGCGACGAGCATCCTCGCCAACCCCGATCTGGCGTGGCTGGCGATCGTCTTCGTCGCGGCGTGGCAGTCCATTCCGAGTGCGATGCTGATTTACATCGCAGGGCTTCTCACGGTTCCTGCCGAGGTCTACGAGGCAAGCTCCATCGACGGAGCTTCGCCCTGGCACAACCTGCGGCACATCACCCTGCCGCTGGTCGCCGGGTATGCGGTCATCAATATGGTCCTTGGCTTCAAGAACTACCTCAACGCCTACGACATCATCGTTGGCCTTACCGACGGCGGCCCCGGAGTCGCCACACGCAGCGTCGCGATGTCGATCTTCCGTGGCTTCGAAGGCGGCGACTACGCGTACCAGATGGCCAATGCCGTGATCTTCTTCCTCATCAGCATCGTCATCGCACTCATCCAGCTTCGCTTCACTCGTGGCAAAGGAGGGGTCGCAGCATGA
- a CDS encoding carbohydrate ABC transporter permease, producing MSSAPSTITAGPTPAGKKHPIRAGKKRSNWPATIVLIVCTLSVLVPLYVTISMAFKTTGQAVDGNAFSLPSPLTFDSFVQAWTLTNFPRGFGISVFVSVTAVAGEIIVSALAAYAIVRNWDRRLFRWSFFYLLAAMFIPFPVVALPQIQLTGLVGLDNPLGVAILHIVFALAFNTMLFTAFLRSIPLELEESMRIDGAGTWQVFWKLIFPLLGPMSATVGIFAFIASWNDFMMPSLIISDPELQTIPVLQKIFQTQFSNSYNVAFASYLMAMAPAIVVYLFTQRWVMSGLTQGAVK from the coding sequence ATGAGCAGCGCACCCAGCACCATCACAGCAGGACCCACGCCCGCCGGGAAGAAACATCCGATCCGCGCCGGCAAAAAACGCAGCAACTGGCCTGCAACCATCGTCCTCATCGTCTGCACGCTCAGCGTGCTCGTCCCGCTGTACGTCACGATCAGCATGGCGTTCAAAACCACCGGCCAGGCGGTGGACGGCAACGCCTTCTCGCTGCCAAGCCCCCTGACCTTCGACAGTTTCGTCCAGGCATGGACGCTCACGAACTTCCCGCGCGGCTTCGGAATCTCGGTGTTCGTGTCCGTGACCGCCGTCGCGGGGGAAATCATCGTGTCGGCGCTGGCAGCCTACGCGATCGTCCGCAACTGGGACCGCCGGCTCTTCCGCTGGTCCTTCTTCTACCTGCTCGCGGCGATGTTCATCCCGTTCCCCGTGGTGGCGCTGCCGCAGATCCAGCTCACGGGCCTTGTCGGACTGGACAATCCACTCGGCGTCGCGATCCTGCACATCGTGTTTGCCCTGGCGTTCAACACGATGCTTTTTACGGCCTTCCTGCGCTCCATCCCGCTGGAGCTGGAGGAAAGCATGCGCATTGACGGCGCCGGCACGTGGCAGGTGTTCTGGAAGCTCATCTTCCCCCTGCTCGGGCCGATGAGCGCAACGGTGGGCATCTTCGCCTTCATCGCGTCATGGAACGACTTCATGATGCCGTCACTCATCATTTCCGACCCGGAACTGCAGACGATCCCGGTGCTGCAGAAGATCTTCCAGACGCAGTTCAGCAACAGCTACAACGTCGCCTTCGCCTCGTACCTGATGGCGATGGCGCCGGCGATCGTCGTCTACCTCTTTACCCAGCGCTGGGTAATGTCCGGCCTGACCCAGGGCGCAGTCAAGTGA